In Myxococcus stipitatus, the following are encoded in one genomic region:
- a CDS encoding AraC family transcriptional regulator, giving the protein MRTTVLHRSRSLTVLDYRCDAKPGEHAVEEQHAAFSVSYVRRGSFGYHCRGLTHELVAGATLVGHLGDTFRCTHEHHLAGDECLSFHFSEALVEELGASREVWRMGALPPGPSLMMLGELAQQTAEGRTHLGLDEVALVFAARFVGTVSTKRGASVRVHAKSRRRAVEAALLLEEQADEPLTLEGLAAELDLSPFHFLRIFRAVLGVTPHQYLVQLRLRHAARLLATDTPIARIAFDVGFGDLSNFVRTFRRAAGVSPSAFRKASRGDRKILQEKMRSLPY; this is encoded by the coding sequence ATGCGGACCACCGTCCTGCACCGTTCGCGCTCACTGACTGTCCTGGATTACCGGTGCGACGCGAAGCCGGGGGAGCACGCGGTCGAGGAGCAGCACGCGGCCTTCTCGGTGTCGTATGTCCGGCGAGGGAGCTTCGGCTACCACTGCCGAGGTCTCACGCATGAGCTCGTCGCTGGTGCGACGCTCGTGGGGCATCTGGGAGACACCTTCCGCTGCACACACGAGCATCACCTCGCGGGGGATGAGTGCCTGTCGTTCCATTTCTCCGAGGCGCTCGTGGAGGAGCTCGGAGCGTCCCGGGAGGTGTGGCGCATGGGGGCTCTGCCGCCGGGGCCCTCGCTGATGATGCTCGGGGAGCTCGCGCAGCAGACCGCCGAGGGGCGGACCCATCTGGGGCTGGACGAGGTCGCGCTGGTGTTCGCGGCCCGGTTCGTGGGCACGGTCTCCACGAAGCGCGGGGCCTCGGTGCGCGTGCACGCGAAGAGCCGGCGGAGGGCGGTCGAGGCCGCGCTGCTCCTGGAAGAACAGGCGGACGAGCCGTTGACGCTGGAGGGACTCGCGGCCGAGCTCGACTTGAGCCCGTTCCATTTCCTACGCATCTTCCGCGCCGTGTTGGGCGTCACGCCCCATCAGTACCTCGTGCAGCTTCGCTTGCGTCACGCCGCGCGCCTGCTCGCGACGGATACCCCCATCGCGCGCATCGCCTTTGATGTGGGCTTCGGAGACCTCTCGAACTTCGTGCGCACGTTCCGTCGCGCGGCGGGTGTGTCGCCCAGTGCGTTCCGGAAGGCCTCGCGCGGAGACCGCAAGATTCTCCAAGAGAAGATGCGGAGCCTTCCCTATTGA
- a CDS encoding SRPBCC family protein — protein sequence MASLRKDITTRATPEGVWDAIRDIGALHTRLVPGFVVDTRLEPGARVVTFSNGSVVREPIVSLNEEERRLVWSAEGTPMTHYNGAVQVFADGAGSRVVWTADFLPHDAAAVIGPMMEAGMAAMKKALDGTTA from the coding sequence ATGGCTTCCCTTCGCAAGGACATCACGACGCGTGCCACACCCGAGGGAGTTTGGGACGCCATCCGTGACATTGGAGCCCTTCACACCCGGCTGGTTCCCGGGTTCGTGGTCGATACGCGACTCGAACCGGGCGCACGCGTGGTCACCTTCTCCAACGGAAGCGTGGTTCGCGAGCCCATCGTGTCGCTCAACGAAGAGGAGCGCCGGCTCGTGTGGAGCGCCGAAGGCACGCCGATGACCCATTACAACGGCGCGGTCCAGGTCTTCGCCGACGGGGCGGGGAGCCGGGTTGTCTGGACCGCGGACTTCCTGCCTCACGATGCGGCGGCTGTGATTGGGCCGATGATGGAGGCCGGCATGGCCGCGATGAAGAAGGCGCTCGACGGCACGACGGCCTGA
- a CDS encoding M57 family metalloprotease: MKSRTPWYGWRMPAIGIASLGLMLGGCGPEAPESGQEELTSTSERTAAAFEEWRSKHVVPTPEGHFLVEGDMRMLDLASVREYWESFTANPSALSVYRPGGVDAAWNRTDRWNITYCIRPTDFGADYNRLVEFMHRAASGWEAAANVRFVHVKTEDSSTCNRNNNTVKYNVERNFSFTGLSAGMGFPTFTRPTRFLELGPTSTWTDAELIAVLTHEFGHALGFLHEHDTAAGCGMVTTGTYRPLTCYDGRGAMHYPSQPGWLDPARKLNFISQWDVEGAQSLYEAPTQVLSTASGTVFARKRSTGDLYRRDALGWTVVGGPGQSFVAVGDTLYGQIPGRGAPVKFLGSSWTTLGGNAGQIFPCAGTLCATDPTSGNIVRYNATTNVWTTIGGPGSRFAASTSAVYGIGSWQDDYTARWSGSGGSWSVVGGGASELIGGGTSMYRLTNVKDAIQRHDGGSTWTPIGGSGRSFVAVGNDVYGLRPDGSFIMKYNGTVWNSIHGAAAKIFSSNGYLLALNNDDTVERYNPATNTWTNLGKP; this comes from the coding sequence ATGAAGAGCAGGACTCCATGGTACGGCTGGCGGATGCCAGCGATTGGCATTGCCTCGCTGGGATTGATGTTGGGCGGCTGCGGCCCCGAGGCCCCTGAGTCTGGTCAGGAAGAGCTCACCTCCACCTCGGAGCGCACCGCCGCCGCCTTCGAGGAGTGGCGCTCGAAGCACGTCGTCCCCACGCCGGAAGGACACTTCCTGGTCGAGGGCGACATGCGCATGCTCGACCTCGCCTCCGTGCGTGAGTACTGGGAGAGCTTCACCGCGAACCCCAGCGCGCTCTCCGTGTACCGCCCCGGCGGCGTGGACGCCGCGTGGAACCGCACCGACCGCTGGAACATCACCTACTGCATCCGCCCCACCGACTTCGGCGCCGACTACAACCGCCTCGTCGAGTTCATGCACCGCGCCGCCTCTGGCTGGGAGGCCGCCGCCAACGTGCGCTTCGTCCACGTCAAGACGGAGGACTCGAGCACCTGCAATCGCAACAACAACACCGTCAAGTACAACGTCGAGCGCAACTTCAGCTTCACCGGCCTCTCCGCCGGAATGGGCTTCCCCACCTTCACGCGCCCCACCCGCTTCCTCGAGCTCGGCCCCACCTCCACATGGACCGATGCCGAGCTCATCGCGGTGCTGACGCACGAGTTCGGCCACGCCCTGGGCTTCCTGCACGAGCACGACACCGCCGCGGGCTGCGGCATGGTGACCACCGGCACCTACCGCCCGCTCACCTGCTACGACGGGCGCGGCGCCATGCACTACCCCTCCCAGCCGGGATGGCTTGACCCCGCCCGCAAGCTGAACTTCATCTCGCAGTGGGACGTAGAAGGCGCGCAGTCACTCTATGAGGCCCCCACCCAGGTGCTCAGCACCGCCAGCGGCACCGTGTTCGCTCGCAAGCGCTCCACGGGTGACCTCTACCGGCGCGATGCGCTCGGCTGGACGGTGGTTGGCGGCCCGGGTCAGTCCTTCGTCGCCGTGGGTGACACGCTCTACGGACAGATTCCGGGCCGCGGTGCCCCCGTGAAGTTCCTGGGCTCCAGTTGGACGACCCTCGGCGGTAACGCCGGGCAGATCTTCCCGTGCGCGGGAACCCTCTGCGCCACCGACCCGACCTCCGGCAACATCGTCCGGTACAACGCGACCACCAACGTGTGGACCACCATCGGCGGCCCCGGTTCCCGCTTCGCCGCGAGCACCTCCGCTGTGTATGGCATTGGCTCCTGGCAGGATGACTACACCGCGCGCTGGAGTGGCTCGGGTGGGTCCTGGTCCGTCGTCGGCGGTGGCGCGAGTGAGCTCATCGGCGGTGGCACCAGCATGTACCGGCTCACCAACGTCAAGGATGCCATCCAGCGCCATGACGGCGGCTCGACGTGGACCCCCATCGGCGGCTCCGGCAGGAGCTTCGTCGCCGTGGGCAACGACGTCTACGGGCTGCGCCCAGATGGCTCGTTCATCATGAAGTACAACGGCACGGTGTGGAACTCCATCCACGGCGCCGCGGCCAAGATCTTCAGCTCGAACGGCTACCTGCTCGCGCTGAACAACGACGACACCGTCGAGCGCTACAACCCCGCGACCAACACCTGGACGAACCTCGGCAAGCCTTGA
- a CDS encoding AraC family transcriptional regulator yields the protein MSTLARLKGTVFASGARTLYVGPLVATEQHSHHAAQIVVAPEGVDLEDGAHRRLRVRTAVIPPHVPHGHGACPHGALLFLDGDDLASRALARGAEPRCESWVRPMLDLEVPPSPTPEQARALIASVLSALDLCQSPGPRHPATRRMGAALDSSDPVDLASLSHEAGLSPRQMRHAFARDFGLPMRAYVRWKRLCRAIAAVEEGASLGAAAASAGFADSAHLTRVFREQFGMTPSQGLSSVSWRTLD from the coding sequence TTGAGCACGCTGGCACGGCTGAAGGGGACAGTGTTCGCGTCGGGGGCGCGGACGCTCTATGTCGGTCCGCTGGTCGCCACGGAGCAGCACTCGCACCACGCGGCCCAGATTGTCGTCGCGCCGGAAGGAGTGGACCTCGAGGACGGGGCCCACCGGCGCCTCCGGGTTCGCACGGCAGTCATCCCCCCACACGTGCCCCACGGGCATGGCGCGTGCCCCCATGGAGCCCTCCTGTTCCTGGACGGAGACGACCTGGCGAGCCGCGCCCTTGCGCGTGGCGCCGAGCCTCGCTGCGAGTCGTGGGTACGACCCATGCTTGACCTGGAGGTCCCTCCGAGCCCGACGCCGGAGCAGGCACGAGCCCTCATCGCGTCGGTCCTCTCCGCGCTCGACCTCTGTCAATCTCCAGGGCCCCGGCACCCGGCGACGCGCAGGATGGGGGCCGCGCTCGACAGCTCCGACCCCGTCGACCTCGCGAGCCTCTCCCACGAGGCAGGACTCTCGCCTCGGCAGATGCGTCACGCGTTCGCGCGCGACTTCGGGCTCCCGATGCGAGCGTATGTGCGATGGAAGCGGCTGTGCCGCGCCATCGCCGCGGTGGAGGAGGGCGCGAGCCTGGGCGCCGCCGCGGCCTCCGCCGGGTTCGCGGACAGCGCCCACCTGACCCGCGTCTTCCGCGAGCAGTTCGGCATGACGCCCTCTCAGGGGCTGAGCTCGGTCAGTTGGCGGACGCTCGACTGA
- a CDS encoding DinB family protein yields MSLASTPLQLLVTHSAWANQQLFTALRAMDAFESQKGADLIMRALDHIHVVRCVFQAHLQGASHGFASPQRAVIPSFQELGLEFEQMDCWYVETTASLRPEELERPRDVRFTDGKVVTMTAAAMLLHVVIHTTHHRGNVDVIMLQTGMPRRRDGVPEFLVSRASAN; encoded by the coding sequence GTGTCCTTGGCTTCAACCCCTCTCCAGCTCCTCGTCACCCACTCGGCCTGGGCCAATCAGCAGCTCTTCACCGCCCTTCGCGCGATGGACGCCTTCGAGTCACAGAAGGGCGCGGATTTGATCATGCGGGCGCTCGACCACATCCACGTCGTCCGATGCGTCTTCCAGGCGCACCTGCAGGGCGCCTCGCATGGCTTCGCGTCGCCCCAGCGGGCCGTCATCCCTTCCTTCCAGGAGCTGGGCCTCGAATTCGAGCAGATGGACTGCTGGTATGTGGAGACCACGGCGTCGCTCCGACCGGAAGAGCTCGAGCGGCCTCGCGACGTGCGATTCACCGATGGGAAGGTCGTGACGATGACCGCCGCGGCGATGCTCCTCCACGTCGTCATCCACACGACCCATCACCGAGGGAACGTGGACGTCATCATGCTCCAGACCGGGATGCCCCGCCGGAGAGATGGGGTCCCCGAGTTCCTCGTCAGTCGAGCGTCCGCCAACTGA